One part of the Bacteroidia bacterium genome encodes these proteins:
- a CDS encoding fructose-6-phosphate aldolase, translating to MPTYYLMKVKGKAKIPDYIQLRDENLTLVGYFRPNRKERLSKVVPNPDQAAIIQKAIDDMEDYGKITKVEV from the coding sequence ATGCCAACCTACTACCTCATGAAGGTGAAAGGGAAAGCCAAAATCCCGGACTATATTCAATTGAGAGATGAGAATCTTACCCTGGTTGGGTATTTTCGTCCCAATAGAAAAGAACGTCTGAGTAAGGTTGTCCCCAATCCTGATCAGGCTGCCATTATCCAGAAAGCCATAGACGATATGGAAGATTATGGCAAGATCACGAAGGTAGAAGTCTGA
- a CDS encoding CHAT domain-containing protein, whose product MSFRVFLAGLLILTISCLTENTQDDKELLNVSNSNIELASEYFNLFMWDSAYHHYAQFFSIDNNTKIDREEAFQNYIETCFELGRTHVIDSLLKSTNTDGSKGTANSSLIRHINHQARLALRDQDWSSSIEKINLAIKLNMGMDRLDSLEFIKSQYLKISHNISNEVITKIEDVAYLIEFFPINSSYGNALEVDLLSKLQWLYLAKGKYRESRYYLSKIDSILINFFPENAPRKARYFQDLGMNMVYSQKPYAALKAFKRSDEIYSTRKVSKAKEAEILNYSAYAWLSQNNFTRAKEAFQKSFRLYENLGFEKNKNKKLRILQNLANLPYGHTEIEEILGYYQEASEILKSSPNMAKLIPDFDFTIAMKFIKSAETDKGEQFLNKALDGYKYSKDFIENKPKQALLYQYFGDLFLLKNDFHRALKEYKKAKSLLASNGKKSLREKVLDERISSAFFNIESYDSAVNYIDKSLVDTEFLEFEKNYPSMSEYIQEKDIDIYSLLSLQMKAKILSRSYTFHKSYDLLEKSMKVSSLADQVIDSMKLVINQGRDRFTFLEGRKEIYGIGIWAGYEISNKKEIKKILNQSFLFSEKAKSNDLYLNLNELSKISTFLPNDEIENELHFLEAKILYFKSLLKFDDSRFSKTELNKNSIKDSLHYYHQRNDKIIENLNETHPAFARSKYNTKVISLGELQSTLSPSETLLEYFRTDTALYAFAINRDDVSFQKLNLPENFDVELNQFLLSSKTTPKSDKEFRSYYAQQAHDLYQVLVEPLLDSLKPITHEGKPQLIIVPDGKLGYLPWDALLTEYPQDIYDYRSYPFLMKKFSIRQAYSATLMKLLEDKETEDKALMAAFAPSYMSKSQLVQAFKSAGGETCELPDEDDFVDLAQSSQELDEILANINGTRFDTLNASEARFKEIANDYRILHLTMHGFTDDCDPMYSGLAFTPRSMLEAAGISDSTNPTNEGILHAYEIYNMRLNAELVVMSACQTGLGKIQAGEGIMSLARAFAHAGSPNTVMSLWQVQESATRRLMESFYQHLADGKGKDEALQLAKLDYLNEHADAHPFYWAGFTLIGDDKPIVEDNWFEKNWWMLAIGFFLLLVIYAVLRRYSSQKKVL is encoded by the coding sequence GTGTCTTTTAGAGTATTTTTAGCAGGACTCTTGATTTTGACTATTTCTTGTCTGACTGAGAATACCCAGGACGATAAGGAATTGTTAAATGTTTCTAATTCAAATATTGAATTAGCAAGTGAATATTTCAACTTATTCATGTGGGACAGTGCGTATCACCATTATGCACAATTTTTCTCAATTGATAATAACACCAAAATCGATCGTGAAGAAGCTTTTCAAAATTATATTGAAACTTGTTTCGAATTGGGTAGAACCCATGTTATAGATAGCCTGCTTAAATCAACTAACACAGATGGAAGTAAAGGTACGGCCAATTCTTCATTAATAAGACATATTAATCATCAGGCACGACTAGCACTTCGAGATCAAGATTGGAGCAGTTCTATTGAAAAAATAAACCTGGCGATTAAATTAAATATGGGGATGGATAGGTTGGATTCGCTCGAATTCATAAAGAGTCAATACCTTAAAATTTCACACAATATTTCAAATGAGGTTATTACAAAAATAGAGGATGTTGCATATTTAATTGAGTTCTTCCCTATAAATTCTAGTTATGGAAATGCATTGGAAGTTGATTTGTTGTCAAAACTTCAATGGTTATATCTTGCAAAGGGAAAGTATAGAGAATCACGGTATTATCTATCCAAAATAGATTCTATTCTTATAAATTTTTTCCCTGAGAATGCTCCTAGAAAGGCTAGGTACTTTCAAGATTTGGGCATGAATATGGTTTATTCACAAAAACCTTATGCTGCATTAAAGGCATTTAAAAGGAGCGATGAAATTTATTCTACAAGGAAAGTATCCAAGGCAAAAGAAGCCGAAATTCTTAATTATTCCGCATATGCATGGTTAAGTCAAAACAATTTTACCAGGGCAAAAGAAGCATTCCAGAAATCGTTTAGGCTGTATGAGAATTTGGGTTTTGAAAAGAACAAAAATAAGAAACTGAGAATTCTCCAAAATTTAGCAAACCTTCCTTATGGTCATACGGAAATAGAAGAAATTTTAGGATACTACCAAGAAGCTAGTGAGATTTTGAAATCTAGCCCCAATATGGCAAAATTGATTCCCGATTTTGATTTTACAATTGCAATGAAATTTATAAAATCTGCAGAAACAGATAAGGGAGAACAATTTTTGAATAAGGCATTAGATGGATATAAATACTCAAAGGATTTTATAGAAAATAAACCTAAGCAAGCTTTGCTTTATCAGTATTTTGGAGACCTGTTCTTGTTGAAGAATGATTTTCATAGGGCATTGAAAGAATATAAAAAGGCAAAATCTTTACTAGCATCAAATGGGAAAAAAAGTCTTAGAGAGAAGGTCTTGGATGAAAGAATTTCTTCTGCCTTTTTTAACATAGAAAGCTATGATTCCGCAGTCAACTATATTGACAAAAGTTTAGTTGATACTGAATTTTTAGAGTTCGAAAAAAATTATCCATCTATGTCTGAATATATACAAGAGAAAGACATAGATATTTACTCTTTATTATCGCTCCAAATGAAGGCGAAAATCCTATCTCGATCATACACATTCCATAAATCTTATGATCTTCTAGAAAAGAGTATGAAAGTAAGTTCCCTGGCTGATCAAGTTATCGATTCTATGAAATTGGTAATTAATCAAGGTAGGGACAGGTTTACATTTCTGGAAGGAAGAAAAGAAATATACGGTATTGGTATTTGGGCTGGCTACGAAATTTCTAATAAAAAGGAGATCAAAAAAATATTGAACCAAAGTTTCTTGTTTTCTGAAAAGGCTAAATCAAATGATTTATATCTTAATCTTAATGAATTGAGCAAGATTTCCACCTTCTTGCCCAACGATGAAATTGAGAATGAATTACATTTCCTGGAAGCTAAAATTCTGTATTTTAAGTCATTATTAAAATTCGATGATTCAAGATTCTCTAAAACGGAGTTAAATAAGAATTCAATCAAAGATAGTCTTCATTACTATCACCAGCGAAATGATAAAATCATTGAAAATTTAAATGAAACCCACCCCGCCTTCGCACGCTCCAAATACAACACAAAAGTAATCTCCCTTGGGGAACTCCAATCCACCCTTTCTCCCTCAGAAACCCTTCTCGAATACTTCCGCACAGACACCGCCCTTTACGCCTTCGCCATCAATCGCGATGATGTCAGCTTCCAAAAGCTCAACTTACCCGAAAACTTCGACGTAGAATTAAACCAATTTCTCCTGAGCTCAAAGACTACCCCCAAGAGCGATAAAGAATTTAGAAGCTATTATGCACAGCAGGCTCATGACTTGTACCAAGTGCTTGTAGAACCGCTGCTGGACTCATTAAAACCAATTACTCACGAAGGAAAACCCCAACTCATCATCGTTCCCGATGGCAAGCTTGGCTATCTTCCCTGGGATGCTCTATTGACTGAGTATCCGCAGGATATCTACGACTATCGCAGCTATCCATTTCTTATGAAGAAATTCAGTATCCGTCAGGCCTACTCAGCTACCCTGATGAAATTGCTGGAAGACAAGGAAACAGAAGATAAAGCCCTAATGGCTGCCTTTGCCCCTTCCTATATGAGTAAATCCCAATTGGTGCAAGCCTTTAAAAGTGCAGGAGGAGAAACATGTGAACTTCCTGATGAAGATGATTTCGTAGACCTAGCGCAGTCTAGCCAGGAACTGGATGAAATTCTGGCAAATATAAATGGGACCCGCTTCGATACCCTCAATGCCAGCGAAGCCCGCTTCAAAGAGATAGCCAATGATTATCGTATCCTTCATTTAACCATGCATGGATTTACAGATGATTGTGATCCTATGTATTCCGGTTTGGCTTTCACACCTCGATCGATGCTGGAGGCTGCTGGAATATCTGATAGCACCAACCCAACTAATGAAGGAATACTCCATGCCTATGAGATCTACAATATGCGACTTAATGCCGAATTGGTCGTTATGTCAGCCTGCCAAACGGGCTTAGGCAAAATCCAGGCAGGGGAGGGGATCATGTCCCTGGCCCGAGCCTTTGCACATGCCGGTAGTCCGAATACGGTCATGTCCCTTTGGCAAGTGCAGGAATCGGCTACCCGTCGCCTCATGGAAAGCTTCTACCAGCACCTCGCCGATGGCAAAGGCAAAGACGAAGCCCTCCAACTCGCCAAACTTGATTATCTAAACGAACATGCTGACGCCCACCCCTTCTACTGGGCAGGCTTTACCCTCATCGGAGATGACAAACCCATCGTCGAAGACAATTGGTTCGAAAAGAATTGGTGGATGCTGGCCATAGGCTTTTTCTTATTACTCGTGATCTATGCAGTATTAAGAAGATATAGCAGCCAAAAGAAAGTGTTATAG
- a CDS encoding LytTR family DNA-binding domain-containing protein translates to MMTAVIIDDVAEARNTLAADLASYCPELEIIGEAEGVVKGAKLIREKKPQIVFLDIQMPDGSGFDLLEIFGEINFGVIFTTASDAYAIQAFRFSAIDYLLKPIDPDDLLAAVEKARKSLGSQQERLDLLLDNVKEKKPMNRLALNTLEKIHVVHLSEIIRCESSTNYTIFYFKGGRQLLVTKTLKEFDGMLSDSGFMRVHQSHLVNTEYIREFVKIDGGYIVMADDSNVPVSSRKKSQVMQQISEL, encoded by the coding sequence ATGATGACCGCAGTAATTATTGATGATGTAGCTGAAGCAAGAAATACCTTGGCAGCTGATCTGGCCAGCTACTGCCCGGAACTGGAGATCATAGGAGAAGCGGAAGGGGTAGTAAAGGGTGCTAAATTGATCCGTGAAAAGAAACCTCAGATCGTTTTTCTGGATATACAAATGCCGGATGGAAGTGGATTTGATTTGCTGGAAATATTTGGGGAAATCAATTTCGGTGTCATCTTTACTACTGCTTCGGATGCCTATGCAATCCAGGCTTTTCGTTTTTCAGCCATTGATTATCTTCTCAAACCCATAGACCCTGATGATCTTTTGGCTGCCGTAGAAAAGGCCCGTAAGTCCCTGGGAAGCCAACAAGAACGACTAGACCTCCTTTTGGACAATGTAAAGGAGAAAAAACCTATGAATCGTCTGGCACTCAACACCCTGGAAAAGATTCATGTCGTCCATTTGTCGGAAATCATTCGCTGCGAATCCAGTACTAATTATACCATCTTCTATTTCAAAGGAGGTCGGCAATTGCTCGTTACCAAAACCCTGAAAGAATTTGATGGCATGCTGAGCGATTCTGGTTTCATGCGCGTCCATCAATCCCACCTGGTCAATACTGAGTACATTCGTGAATTCGTGAAGATCGATGGTGGGTATATCGTCATGGCAGATGATTCTAATGTGCCAGTCAGTAGTCGTAAGAAGAGCCAGGTGATGCAGCAGATATCGGAGCTATAG
- a CDS encoding PspC domain-containing protein, which translates to MARERSRRRSSIIEEFDTSLMYDDIEKIREAEEEVAKDQGTQLGAAGMMALVAGAGLLVTTIFAGTVPVIGDLFEALVPILSVIGYLALGYGFFKTMRLAFRKKELNFPALNVYRKTKPAPPPPPRNEEKSRSRTQDRSTENSYRSTRNRTDYRRAETFTTGRQKGLRRSRSNRVFSGVAGGIADYFGISAVLIRFAFIASLFASGGASIFVYLLLSMVLPTNYDDMFGYRGSKPGTGGNAGTNRDIFKN; encoded by the coding sequence ATGGCCAGAGAAAGATCAAGAAGAAGAAGTAGCATAATCGAAGAGTTCGACACCTCTTTGATGTATGATGACATAGAAAAGATCAGAGAAGCGGAAGAAGAGGTCGCTAAAGATCAGGGTACGCAATTAGGGGCTGCAGGTATGATGGCGCTGGTAGCAGGAGCCGGTCTCCTGGTTACGACCATCTTTGCAGGAACGGTTCCCGTTATCGGGGATCTCTTTGAAGCGCTTGTACCCATCCTTTCTGTAATCGGATACCTTGCACTGGGATATGGTTTTTTCAAAACCATGAGACTCGCTTTCCGCAAGAAAGAACTCAATTTCCCGGCACTTAACGTATATCGTAAGACAAAACCGGCACCTCCGCCACCCCCAAGAAACGAAGAAAAGAGTCGTTCCCGTACACAGGATCGCTCTACTGAAAATTCTTATAGAAGCACTCGAAATCGCACCGACTATCGAAGAGCCGAAACCTTCACGACCGGTAGACAAAAAGGTCTCCGTCGTTCCAGAAGCAATCGGGTATTCTCCGGAGTCGCAGGCGGTATTGCGGATTACTTTGGCATCTCTGCCGTATTGATTCGTTTTGCCTTCATCGCCTCCCTATTCGCTTCGGGTGGTGCTTCTATCTTTGTGTATCTCTTGCTCTCAATGGTCCTTCCGACCAATTATGACGACATGTTCGGTTACCGGGGTTCCAAACCAGGAACAGGCGGGAATGCCGGAACGAATAGAGATATATTCAAAAACTAG
- a CDS encoding ATP-binding cassette domain-containing protein has translation MHEISVSFGGQKVLDGISSEINLGEWVYLVGKTGAGKSTFSRLIYADVKPDAGFIQVDSFSVHNIEKKQIPLLRRKLGIVFQDFQLLPNKTVNENIIFALKASGWKNRSSMKEKLNDVLIRVGMAGKGKAYPYQLSGGEQQRVAIARSLINDPKLLIADEPTGNLDPTAGMEIMRLLQEINRDGTAILIITHDYPLIQKFPSRILEIKEGKLIRHNDTEEFLLNSPLYQ, from the coding sequence ATGCACGAGATCTCCGTATCCTTTGGAGGTCAAAAAGTCCTTGACGGTATTTCGAGTGAGATCAATTTGGGTGAATGGGTATACCTGGTTGGTAAGACAGGTGCTGGTAAGAGTACCTTCTCCCGCCTGATCTATGCAGATGTTAAGCCCGATGCTGGTTTTATTCAGGTAGATTCTTTCTCTGTACATAATATTGAGAAAAAACAGATCCCATTATTGAGGAGAAAGCTGGGAATCGTTTTCCAGGACTTTCAACTCCTTCCCAACAAAACGGTAAATGAAAATATCATTTTTGCTTTAAAGGCTTCGGGATGGAAAAATCGCTCCTCGATGAAGGAGAAACTCAATGATGTATTGATTCGAGTGGGGATGGCAGGTAAAGGGAAAGCTTATCCTTACCAACTTTCCGGTGGGGAGCAACAAAGAGTAGCCATTGCCCGCTCTCTTATCAATGATCCCAAACTCCTGATTGCTGATGAGCCTACGGGGAATCTGGATCCAACTGCAGGCATGGAAATTATGCGACTCTTGCAAGAGATCAATAGAGATGGTACGGCCATATTGATCATTACCCATGACTATCCCTTAATCCAGAAGTTCCCCTCCCGCATCCTTGAGATAAAAGAAGGAAAATTGATCAGGCACAATGATACTGAGGAATTCCTCCTCAATTCGCCGCTTTATCAATAG
- a CDS encoding DUF58 domain-containing protein: MQKSAIKYLDPLVVSRLKNIEIKAKLIVEGFITGMHKSPYHGFSVEFAEHRPYNPGESLKNIDWKVYGKTNKLFSKRFEEETNLRCQVVLDVSDSMRYPQKGMSKMEYGAYLSAALQYLMINQRDAAGMTLFDEEITFFAPAKSRYSWLVPIFKKLEEVVQSATQFTKRTATAKILHTVARKFNRRSFVVLITDLFNQIEDGDELFKALQHLRHEKHEVLVFHLLDRDTEENFEFPNRPIILKDLESGEKIEVLPNQIRGKYQEMMKAFKARFKQRCYEFSIDFVEVDIKQSYDKVLTDYLVKRRSLQ, from the coding sequence ATGCAGAAATCCGCCATAAAATACCTTGATCCGCTTGTAGTAAGCCGACTAAAGAATATTGAGATCAAAGCCAAGCTTATCGTTGAGGGTTTTATCACAGGGATGCACAAAAGTCCCTATCACGGATTTTCTGTAGAATTTGCAGAACATAGACCTTATAATCCAGGCGAGTCATTGAAGAATATCGACTGGAAGGTATATGGCAAGACCAATAAACTTTTTTCGAAACGTTTTGAGGAAGAAACTAACCTGCGTTGTCAGGTGGTTTTGGATGTGAGTGATTCCATGCGGTACCCACAAAAAGGCATGAGTAAAATGGAGTATGGGGCTTATCTTTCTGCTGCCCTTCAATACCTCATGATCAATCAAAGAGATGCTGCAGGAATGACTCTTTTTGATGAAGAAATTACCTTTTTTGCACCCGCAAAATCTCGTTACTCCTGGTTGGTGCCCATCTTCAAGAAGTTGGAAGAAGTAGTTCAAAGTGCAACCCAATTCACCAAAAGAACTGCCACCGCCAAAATCCTGCATACGGTAGCGAGAAAATTCAATCGGAGATCTTTTGTGGTGCTGATTACGGATTTGTTTAACCAGATAGAAGATGGAGATGAGCTTTTTAAGGCCCTTCAACACCTTCGTCATGAAAAACATGAGGTCCTGGTTTTTCATTTACTGGATCGGGATACAGAGGAAAATTTTGAATTCCCCAATCGTCCTATCATTCTGAAAGATTTGGAAAGTGGCGAAAAAATTGAAGTCCTGCCTAACCAGATTCGTGGCAAGTACCAGGAAATGATGAAAGCCTTTAAAGCTCGTTTTAAACAGCGTTGCTATGAGTTTAGCATAGACTTCGTAGAAGTGGATATCAAGCAATCCTACGATAAAGTTCTGACAGATTATCTGGTCAAGAGAAGAAGTCTACAGTAG